The following is a genomic window from Maniola hyperantus chromosome 15, iAphHyp1.2, whole genome shotgun sequence.
AGTTTGCAGCCAAGTAGAAATATTACTCGTTACAGTTAATTTAAAGGAGATATTAAATAAATTGGCCATATTGGTAATATTAGAAGCAAGTAACAGCGTTGAAGTAGCATCTGAGCACGCGTCCTCTGCCCGCGGCTTGACCGCGTCTTTGGAGACCCatctgaaaaatgaaaaatttaaataaatgaaaagaaaGTCTTGACTCTCTCAAATATCATATCATTATGTCGTCTCGCATCTGatactttttttagggttccgttcctcaaaaggaaaaacggaacccttataggatcactttgttgtctgtctgtctgtctgtctgtctgtctgtcaagaaacctacagggtacttcccgttgacctagaatcatgaaatttggcaggtaggtagatcttatagctgacatttgggaaaaaatctgaaaaccgtgtatttagggttagatcacacaaagaaatttaaattgtggtcatgaactaataattagtattttcaactttcgaagtgagtgactatatcaagtggggtatcatatgaaaggtcttcacctgtacattttaaaacagatttttatttatttttatgcatcatagtttttgaattatcgtgcaaattgtcgaaaaaatacgactattaCTACAgtgaaccctcattgcgcgagcctgactcgcacttggctggtttttttgtaAATCAGCTACTTTTtttaaggattttttatttatttcttacgtAAAAACTCAATGGCAGTGGTGGATATGCCAGAAATTAGGCTTTACACATATCAACTTCTGACACATAATCTAACCAGATTTTTTCTGCCATCAACTCCCAATCTATAAAAACGGAATTTATGCCTTACCATATCGTTAGATTCAATGTTAGTTAGACGCAACGGCGCCGTCCGTGGGCCATCTCTCTCAGCGTCTATGCGGTGGTTCGCACTTTCTTCGTGCAATGCTTTTTGTAAGGCGATGAGCAGGCGATCCAGCACCAACGCTGCTCTCTTCTGTGGCAGGATTATTATCTGctgcaaatattaataaaacaagattaagtacaaaaaaattaaaacctctACGAAGGAGTGGTATATTTTTGCCCTtaggtaaataagtacttaggtattttactttttcaaaattatcaatACCTaactcgattttttttaattgcatttatTTCCGCGCTATCCGTGAAACTAAATTTGTCCAACGTCCGTCCATTTAAAAGTTAGAACAAGATAGCTTGCCTTCCAGCTTTAAATCCTGGagagtcaaagagttcccacgggatttttaagaaaccacTACTTATTCGTACGATAGCTTGCTTTCCAGCTTTAAATCCTGGAgagttaaagagttcccacgggatttttaagaaaccgcTACTTATTCGTACCTACGAAGATGCGGGCATCATCTCGTTTTGAAATAAAGATAAGAATTGGAATAAAGGTTAAACAAtcacattaggtacctactgaataaataaataatcacgaAAATTACATAGAGATACAAGACATAAAAATTGTCTGGCCTCTGGGAAAATGATGGACTTTATGGCTTAGGCAAAAGTATCAGCCTAGTACAAAACATTAATATCTACAATGGGATCACAAATCACAATTATCGCAATGTCGATATCATACTTTGGTGCTATGAGTATTGAACTATTAAaacagaaaaaatatattatgtttgctATATCACCAAccgatataaaaaataataaccacttaattttattaaatccatcGCCAGTTTAAAAGCTTTTAGTTCTTTATTACTCCTACTTAATTGTTGTAAGCTGTGTGGACATAAAGTTTTCATTGAACATGTAACATATATTTAATTTAGTATAGGTAGTTAGGTTAGTTCGTAGAATGTTGATAGgctatgaaaaatattttaatgcccAATTTCGCAAACAAAAACGATtaactaattatattatttaaatattcattcattatttCCGATATTTACGTTCACTTATTACGTAGTAAGAGGTTTGATTTAACTAACCAGGTTCAAAGTAAAGTCTGCAAAGTGTATtgcttttaaaatatgtttaataGGTGGACGATACCCAGCCAAAGTGTTCATTTGGTCATTCAGCCAACGCGTGctgttattataaatgtgtgaaCATGACAAACCTAATTTAATGTTAAACACTTTCCACTTCACTGCGTCTGTCTAGACGCACAATTAATCATCAAAGTTGATGTAACCTTTTCTATTTCGTGCTTTCTATTCAGtgctttaaattatattttaaggaATACTTAGGTATTGTACAGAATTCTTAAagttatataataattagtGCCACAAAATTCGGGCTAcagactaaaaataaatatttacctactagctgatgcccgcgacttcgttcgcgtggatttatgttgtAAAAAATCCGAAACTCTTTGACCcgtgccgtgggaactctgattttcccggataaaaggTCAAcgaattagcctatgtcactctccagctcttaaactataaccatgcaaaaaatcacgttgatccattgctccgttgcgacgtcattgaaggacaaaccaacaaacaaacacactttcgcatttataatatgggtagtgatttgtgTGGAAGTTCATTACTTATAATGtcttttttaattgtttaaaaaaatatttttatagtaaaAGAACAGTAGCAATAAATGCTATTTTACAGATAAAAATTACTCTACTATGGTGTGGAAGATATAGCCCGATGCTTTCCGATGCGTCAAATCCATACTGCTCTTGAAAGGCTCTTGACGACATTCTTCATGTCAGAAGAAACTAAAAGACATGGTGTGTCAAGAAAGTTTTCAAAGAGGGGTACATTCACTCGGTACGGTAGACTCAGGACTACGATGCAGAAGGAGACATATCGGTAGACATAACTTTACCTCAGGCATTTCTCTTCTATCTGCTTCAAAAGTGTAGTAATCTTCATCAGTTAGACCCGTAGAGGCGCCGTCAAGGGCGGGGGCGGCGAGGGCTGCGGTCAACGTCATGACAAGTATGGGCAGCGTGTGCATCATCGCGAGGACATGAGATCACCACCCTGGAATGTGACATttgaaatttgacattttgtgtACGAGGTAAaagttattattagtttaaagatatatatatatacactttaaatatacctaaattTGTAAACCATGTATaagcaaaatatattttttaatacaaagggtttaaaattgaacaatgaattttaaatataatggaTCGGAAATATAATGGGAACTTCGTACAGGCAGCGTTTTAAAGATTACCAAATGtaacaaaaatgtcaaattaaaATCTGCTTAACCCAGATAGAGTCTTCTTATTCTTATCAATTCttaagtgatttttaattttcctttATGGTTATACTCAGAAAATTCAATTTATGCTGGTATCCGTAGCACGGGGGGCTCCAAGTCTGGGGCCGCGTAAAGCCGTGTCATGTGTCGTGACAGGGGGGATAACAAGTGACACACTTATCTCTTAAGGATCATCTGGTTTATTGTTTCACTTATGTTTTCCTACTTTTAACGAAAATGTCATATTATTTTCTATGACGTAAGCAATTTATAgacgctttttagggttccgtagtaaacaaggaacccttatagtttcgccatgtccgtccgtctgtccgtccgtctgtccttccgtccgtccatccgtcctcggttaatctcagagactattagtactaaaaatctgtaatttagaatgggtataaatattaatcacgccgacaaagtggtgaaataaaattgtgataaatattttttttctcgtctaccccatagtgtggggtattgttgaaaaggtcttttaaaaatacggtgggtgtgggaacatcatttttcgatttctagaaccgtttgtaaaatatgatgttttaaactaatttttattagtccaAGTGTCGTCCCCAATCCCCCCCCCCCTtgtcagccaaatggtagtatataggaacgtgaaaaaatcacagcagtagtatatatatataatcaattttaaaggaaaactatcatggctaagtataCTTTAATTATTTCtggcttatacctacttaatattttactttatgaTGGTAATATCATAAAATCCTATGttcatataattaatttatggtTGTAATTAAGGACTTGGATGGAATTTTATGGGATGGGAAATCCTATATCTATATCACTATCTCTTCAAATTATTCTGTCACCTCTTGCCGAAGCCTTTCAGGACATTAGCCCAGAGCCAATATAGAAATTAAATTCCCAATTAGATcctaccgggaatcgaatcagacctcccact
Proteins encoded in this region:
- the LOC117988743 gene encoding uncharacterized protein, whose protein sequence is MMHTLPILVMTLTAALAAPALDGASTGLTDEDYYTFEADRREMPEQIIILPQKRAALVLDRLLIALQKALHEESANHRIDAERDGPRTAPLRLTNIESNDMMGLQRRGQAAGRGRVLRCYFNAVTCF